In the Chloroflexota bacterium genome, one interval contains:
- a CDS encoding DRTGG domain-containing protein — protein sequence MPIVYIAGDAPGVGVTAAATGLASHLGGVVTLAKAASFRSPDPDAAFHRALLPHASAPASWPVSLESADDVARSVTQFAGAPVADGLVIVEGVSGADSASDSLRADVAIADALNARVVLVSSPASAQPARAAEAYGDRLAGVIINHVPVHGTHTARAETSTAFEEQGVPVLGLVPEDRRMLAPTVRNVAEHLGAHCINHGDLEDPDVALDALVEHFMLGGLFLDTGVYVFGRREEKAVIVRGDRPDLQMAALETSTVCLVLTEGRLPVQYIVHHADLNQVPMLLVGRPTLETMEALHNVGERATVHSAHKARRFGQLLSAHCDLSQLTAASAA from the coding sequence GTGCCTATCGTCTACATTGCAGGCGACGCGCCGGGAGTCGGTGTCACTGCAGCTGCCACGGGACTTGCATCTCACCTCGGTGGCGTGGTGACTCTCGCCAAGGCCGCCTCCTTCCGTTCTCCTGACCCGGACGCCGCCTTTCACCGAGCGCTGCTTCCCCACGCCTCAGCCCCGGCAAGCTGGCCTGTTTCGCTCGAATCCGCCGATGACGTGGCTCGCTCGGTCACGCAGTTTGCGGGCGCTCCGGTGGCGGACGGCCTTGTCATTGTGGAGGGAGTAAGCGGGGCGGACAGCGCGTCAGATAGCCTGCGCGCAGATGTTGCCATAGCGGACGCGCTCAACGCGCGAGTAGTGCTCGTGAGCAGCCCGGCGTCGGCGCAGCCGGCGAGGGCCGCCGAAGCCTACGGTGACAGGCTTGCCGGTGTGATCATCAACCACGTCCCGGTTCACGGGACGCACACGGCCCGGGCAGAGACCTCCACGGCTTTCGAGGAGCAAGGTGTTCCTGTCCTCGGCCTCGTGCCTGAGGACCGGCGCATGTTGGCGCCAACAGTGCGCAACGTCGCAGAGCACCTCGGCGCACACTGCATCAATCACGGCGACCTCGAAGATCCGGATGTGGCATTGGACGCGCTCGTGGAGCACTTCATGCTGGGTGGCCTCTTCCTCGACACCGGCGTCTATGTCTTTGGCAGGCGCGAGGAGAAGGCGGTGATCGTAAGGGGCGACCGGCCGGACCTGCAGATGGCCGCGCTGGAGACGTCGACGGTGTGCCTGGTGCTGACCGAGGGCCGGCTGCCCGTGCAATACATCGTCCACCACGCCGATCTCAACCAGGTCCCAATGCTGCTCGTAGGCCGTCCCACGTTGGAGACAATGGAGGCTCTGCACAATGTCGGGGAGCGGGCCACCGTCCACAGCGCCCACAAGGCGCGGCGCTTTGGTCAGCTGCTCTCGGCGCATTGCGACCTCTCGCAGCTGACGGCGGCGTCGGCGGCCTAG
- a CDS encoding DNA-3-methyladenine glycosylase I: MTQSGDERVVRCFGGPDDPLMMRYHDEEWGVPLHDDRKLLEFLLLDGAQAGLSWRTILHKREAYRAAFDGFDADKIAAYTDAHRERLLANPGIVRNRLKIDAFINNTKRFLEVQAEFGTFDAYIWGFTGRRTLRRQGALTWENTPARSDESDAMAADLKRRGVKFAGAVICYAFMQAAGMVNDHITGCIREPQQG, encoded by the coding sequence ATGACACAATCCGGTGATGAGCGGGTCGTTCGCTGCTTTGGCGGACCGGACGACCCGCTCATGATGCGTTACCACGACGAGGAGTGGGGCGTCCCCCTCCATGACGACAGGAAGCTTCTCGAGTTCCTTCTGCTCGACGGCGCGCAGGCGGGCCTCTCCTGGCGCACCATCCTGCACAAGCGCGAGGCCTACCGTGCCGCCTTCGATGGTTTCGACGCGGACAAAATAGCTGCCTATACCGACGCCCACCGGGAGCGGCTCCTGGCCAATCCCGGCATCGTGCGCAACCGACTCAAGATAGACGCATTCATCAACAACACCAAGCGCTTTCTTGAAGTTCAGGCGGAGTTTGGTACGTTCGATGCCTATATCTGGGGATTCACCGGGCGCCGAACGCTGCGCAGGCAAGGAGCGCTCACGTGGGAGAACACCCCTGCGCGATCAGATGAGTCGGACGCAATGGCGGCGGACCTGAAACGGCGGGGGGTCAAGTTCGCGGGGGCGGTGATCTGCTATGCCTTCATGCAAGCTGCGGGCATGGTCAACGACCACATCACGGGCTGCATCCGTGAGCCGCAGCAGGGGTAA
- a CDS encoding OsmC family peroxiredoxin yields the protein MAAVREAQVTWNGNLAEGNGTINQVTSSAVNGLPVTWASRTEGPEGKTSPEELVAAAHASCYAMAFSHMLNLNGTPPTKLEVSATVTFDRVDAGFKVVSSALKVSGQVDGIEASAFQETAEAAKDGCPISQALKGNVELSVEATLE from the coding sequence ATGGCAGCGGTCAGAGAGGCACAAGTAACCTGGAACGGCAACTTGGCTGAGGGCAACGGCACAATCAATCAGGTCACCAGCAGCGCCGTCAATGGTCTGCCGGTCACATGGGCGTCGCGCACGGAAGGGCCTGAGGGCAAGACGAGCCCGGAGGAGCTAGTGGCCGCAGCCCACGCGAGCTGCTACGCAATGGCCTTTTCCCACATGCTCAACCTCAACGGCACCCCACCCACTAAGCTTGAAGTCAGCGCTACCGTCACCTTCGACCGTGTGGACGCGGGCTTCAAGGTGGTGTCCAGTGCACTCAAGGTCAGTGGCCAGGTTGACGGCATCGAGGCATCGGCATTCCAGGAGACTGCGGAGGCCGCCAAGGACGGGTGCCCAATTTCTCAGGCGCTCAAGGGCAACGTCGAGCTTAGCGTCGAAGCCACCTTGGAATAG
- a CDS encoding FAD-dependent oxidoreductase has translation MAADRNTETLRRIAIVGGGISGLGAAWALNRHPDRFDFRLFEAQGRVGGNAVTVDMPQDDGSSIPFDISVTALIPSVYQHVLLLMKQFDIEMVDTRFSYSVKYRGRIYAHDFDSDIRTQLQLEIAKFQRVLRRLRRFAPLTHAKSRLVNALNPFNYISMGTVLNLAGFSGDFRYKILKPMFVNFLMATNVFDMPASLFARYLEFFDIETATPMQTWDQGTRRIYENLSAGFQDKIYLNRPVQKVYRERAGVVVEDEDGVQERFDEVIFACNANQTLMVLDSPTLLERYILSSVRYESELHNHTIVHSDPSVLPDNEARPLQMRSNHIEQYGARPDNYEITYIMHNQQPWANRSDKPCLVTYNPVSQIDEKKVIARWWFQHIVHDVRHVAWLVQVFCFIQGKRRTWHCGAHTLVNSQETCFVSGLATARQMGADYPFEDPDAKRWFNHYGSIMYGWAFKKAKG, from the coding sequence ATGGCTGCCGACAGGAACACAGAAACCCTGCGCCGTATCGCCATTGTTGGTGGAGGGATTTCCGGGCTTGGGGCCGCATGGGCGCTGAACCGCCATCCAGACCGGTTTGATTTCCGGCTATTTGAGGCACAGGGCAGGGTTGGCGGCAACGCTGTCACGGTTGATATGCCCCAGGATGACGGCAGCTCAATCCCCTTTGACATTTCCGTCACCGCTCTTATTCCTTCGGTGTATCAGCACGTCCTCTTGTTGATGAAGCAATTCGACATCGAGATGGTCGACACCAGATTCAGCTACAGTGTGAAGTACCGCGGCCGCATCTACGCGCATGACTTTGACTCCGACATCAGGACCCAGTTGCAATTGGAGATAGCCAAGTTTCAGCGAGTGCTGAGGCGCCTGCGCAGGTTTGCCCCGCTGACCCACGCCAAGTCGAGGCTTGTAAACGCCCTCAATCCGTTCAATTACATCAGCATGGGGACGGTACTGAATCTGGCAGGATTCTCCGGGGACTTCAGGTACAAGATTCTGAAGCCCATGTTCGTCAACTTCCTGATGGCGACCAACGTGTTCGACATGCCTGCATCCCTGTTTGCGAGGTATCTCGAGTTCTTTGACATCGAAACCGCTACGCCCATGCAAACATGGGACCAGGGCACACGGCGCATCTACGAGAACCTGTCAGCCGGTTTCCAGGACAAGATCTATCTCAACCGCCCGGTCCAAAAGGTGTATCGAGAGAGGGCCGGCGTAGTGGTTGAGGACGAGGACGGAGTGCAGGAAAGGTTCGACGAGGTTATCTTCGCGTGCAATGCGAACCAGACGCTCATGGTCCTCGATAGCCCCACACTGCTGGAACGCTACATCCTCTCCTCGGTTCGCTACGAAAGCGAGTTGCACAACCACACTATCGTGCACTCGGACCCCTCTGTGCTGCCGGACAATGAAGCGCGGCCGTTGCAGATGCGGAGCAATCACATCGAGCAATACGGCGCCAGGCCGGACAACTACGAAATCACGTACATCATGCACAACCAGCAGCCATGGGCCAACAGGTCTGACAAGCCCTGTCTGGTTACCTACAACCCCGTCAGCCAGATCGACGAAAAGAAGGTCATCGCCAGGTGGTGGTTTCAGCACATCGTGCATGACGTCCGCCATGTGGCTTGGCTCGTTCAGGTGTTTTGCTTCATTCAGGGAAAGAGGCGGACGTGGCACTGTGGCGCGCATACGCTGGTCAATAGCCAGGAAACCTGCTTCGTCAGCGGGCTCGCCACCGCCAGGCAGATGGGCGCCGACTATCCCTTTGAGGATCCCGATGCCAAACGGTGGTTTAACCATTACGGGAGCATCATGTACGGTTGGGCTTTCAAGAAAGCGAAGGGCTGA
- a CDS encoding cytochrome P450, whose amino-acid sequence MTTQSARDVPTRTLTLPEELVLMLLNEENGYFHQVPGWALNCAIVGAALAELSLQSRIDTDMDSLFVVNATATGDPILDPILSEIAGDPIKRSAQYWVERLAPHAESTTDMTLDRLVNLNVLDHHDGDFWTLSRTAWQTELYTGSREGTAVEFVKTRIGKVILADEIPTPRDVIIIALINTCDVFRFILPLDDAAEERIHLVSRMDLIGRSIAAAVSHNLAGPLLRHSALSKKIPTVPLRKLLLSPHIRKGNLPALFAELTQEYGPVFQINPPFVKPMTFLAGPEANKWVHRSGRMYLRTKDYFADFEKVYGANGVLPSLDGADHFRLRKSLSSAYSRGRLEGQIDNLYRYIRGFMADWKVGDAYQATLMCRSMVNAQLSPLMLSVESQDLLVDLAKYKERALLVHIMKALPKFMLQTPGMRRRAKIVDILLERVQGMHTTAQRAGSARDLADDLLSLHASEPQFMPETNLRFALSAALVASVYLGDAFSFALYAMASQPELQRMIQAEADALFENGDPDSEDFTLSAVDVTHRFLMECLRVYPIVPMSIRNVMNSCMVEGYEIPVGTRLYIGQSAAHYMPEVFPDPYKFDIDRYLPPRNEHHNPGYAPFGLGTHTCLGSQWMNLQLTINVLMVAHYFTLGIAPANYKLKINPIPSLKPSSKLKFRIAEQRREINV is encoded by the coding sequence GTGACGACACAATCTGCAAGGGACGTGCCGACCCGAACGCTCACATTGCCCGAAGAACTCGTCCTGATGCTCCTCAACGAGGAGAACGGCTACTTTCACCAAGTGCCGGGCTGGGCCTTGAACTGCGCCATTGTCGGCGCAGCGCTCGCGGAACTCTCCCTCCAGTCCCGCATTGATACGGATATGGACTCCCTGTTCGTGGTGAACGCGACAGCAACGGGCGACCCCATTCTGGACCCCATCCTGAGCGAAATTGCGGGCGATCCAATAAAGCGAAGCGCCCAGTATTGGGTTGAACGGCTCGCTCCCCATGCGGAGTCGACCACTGACATGACCCTGGACCGCCTGGTTAATCTCAATGTGCTTGACCACCACGATGGCGATTTCTGGACGCTGTCTCGCACCGCCTGGCAGACGGAACTGTACACCGGCTCTCGGGAAGGCACCGCGGTTGAGTTCGTCAAGACCCGCATCGGCAAGGTGATCCTGGCCGACGAGATTCCTACCCCGAGGGACGTCATCATCATCGCCCTTATCAATACCTGCGACGTCTTCCGCTTCATTCTCCCGCTCGATGATGCTGCGGAGGAGAGAATTCATCTCGTCAGCAGGATGGATCTCATCGGCCGGTCCATCGCCGCCGCGGTCTCTCACAACCTCGCGGGCCCTCTGCTCCGACACTCCGCCCTTTCGAAGAAGATCCCAACCGTCCCTCTCCGAAAGTTGCTGCTCAGTCCACACATTCGGAAAGGCAATCTTCCCGCGCTCTTTGCGGAACTTACGCAAGAGTACGGCCCGGTGTTTCAGATCAACCCGCCCTTTGTAAAACCCATGACTTTCCTGGCCGGGCCGGAAGCAAACAAATGGGTGCATCGCAGCGGCCGCATGTACCTGAGAACCAAGGACTACTTTGCCGACTTTGAGAAGGTCTATGGGGCGAACGGCGTCCTGCCTTCCCTGGACGGCGCCGATCACTTTCGGCTTCGCAAGTCCCTCTCGTCCGCCTACTCCCGCGGAAGGCTGGAAGGGCAAATAGACAATCTTTACCGCTACATCCGGGGGTTCATGGCTGACTGGAAGGTTGGAGACGCCTACCAGGCGACGCTCATGTGCCGTTCGATGGTCAATGCGCAGCTCTCGCCCCTCATGCTCAGCGTGGAATCGCAGGACCTCCTCGTGGACTTGGCGAAATACAAGGAGCGGGCGCTGCTGGTGCATATCATGAAAGCGCTCCCCAAGTTCATGCTGCAGACGCCGGGAATGCGGCGCCGGGCCAAGATCGTCGACATCCTGCTGGAACGCGTCCAGGGCATGCACACCACCGCCCAGCGGGCGGGCAGCGCACGGGACCTGGCCGACGACCTTCTCAGCCTGCATGCCAGCGAACCGCAGTTCATGCCGGAGACGAACTTGCGTTTCGCGCTTTCGGCGGCGTTGGTCGCCAGTGTCTACCTGGGCGACGCCTTCAGCTTCGCCCTCTACGCCATGGCGTCGCAGCCCGAGCTCCAACGGATGATCCAGGCCGAAGCCGACGCCCTGTTCGAAAACGGCGACCCCGACAGTGAGGACTTCACCTTGTCAGCAGTCGACGTCACGCACCGCTTCCTTATGGAGTGCCTGCGCGTGTACCCCATCGTCCCCATGTCCATCCGCAACGTGATGAATTCGTGCATGGTTGAGGGCTACGAGATTCCGGTTGGGACACGACTCTACATCGGCCAGTCGGCCGCCCACTACATGCCGGAGGTTTTCCCTGATCCCTACAAATTCGACATCGACCGCTACCTGCCGCCACGCAACGAGCACCACAACCCAGGGTACGCCCCGTTCGGGCTTGGCACGCACACGTGCCTGGGCTCCCAGTGGATGAACCTGCAACTGACCATCAACGTGCTGATGGTGGCGCACTACTTCACGCTTGGGATTGCCCCCGCCAACTACAAGCTCAAGATCAATCCAATACCGTCGTTGAAGCCGAGCAGCAAGCTGAAGTTCCGCATCGCAGAGCAGAGGCGTGAGATAAACGTCTAA
- a CDS encoding class I SAM-dependent methyltransferase, translating into MQFRKLSNGLKAAYRGSDARRRVKHFSGWLHRATTEDAGPAGYDHAETVREYYDLSTEFLVFGWGESLHFAPLSPGETLEDSKARHQRLMIAKLELRQGMDVIDVGCGIGGPMRRVVREAGVRVVGVNSSEVQLEKAKQLNAEAGIDHMVDYLGCSFMDMGAIADDTFDRGYAIESTCHAPDKAGAFAEIYRVLKPGALFWGQEMCMTGKFNPEDNRHQDIKKELMHGIALKDIATMGEVDRALETAGFEIMEAKDRAVGGNGPTTPWYKPMETGGARKLGNGLRRIPLGRKAIIGMSRLVEALGMFPKGSADVVGLLDQTASAYVAGGRAGVFTPLYCFLARKPL; encoded by the coding sequence ATGCAATTCCGTAAACTGTCCAACGGGCTAAAGGCCGCGTACCGGGGATCGGACGCCCGCCGCCGTGTGAAGCATTTCTCCGGATGGCTGCACAGGGCGACTACCGAGGACGCCGGCCCTGCGGGTTACGACCACGCCGAAACCGTCAGGGAATACTACGACCTTTCCACTGAGTTCCTGGTGTTCGGTTGGGGCGAGTCCCTCCACTTCGCGCCGCTATCTCCCGGGGAGACCCTGGAGGACTCCAAGGCCCGGCACCAGCGGTTGATGATCGCCAAGCTGGAGTTGCGCCAGGGCATGGACGTGATCGATGTCGGTTGCGGGATCGGCGGTCCGATGCGCCGTGTGGTCCGGGAGGCCGGTGTCAGGGTTGTCGGGGTCAACAGCAGTGAAGTCCAGTTGGAGAAGGCGAAACAGCTGAACGCCGAGGCGGGGATCGACCACATGGTTGACTACCTCGGGTGCAGCTTCATGGACATGGGCGCCATCGCGGACGACACGTTCGACCGGGGATACGCGATCGAATCGACGTGCCATGCGCCGGACAAGGCGGGCGCGTTCGCCGAGATCTACCGCGTCCTGAAGCCCGGGGCCCTCTTCTGGGGTCAGGAAATGTGCATGACTGGCAAGTTCAATCCCGAAGACAATCGGCACCAGGACATCAAGAAGGAGCTGATGCACGGCATCGCGCTCAAGGATATCGCGACTATGGGCGAGGTGGACCGGGCCCTGGAGACGGCGGGATTTGAAATCATGGAGGCAAAGGACCGGGCCGTAGGGGGGAACGGTCCAACCACGCCGTGGTACAAGCCCATGGAGACCGGAGGGGCCAGGAAGCTGGGCAACGGTCTGCGCAGGATTCCGCTGGGCCGCAAAGCGATCATTGGGATGTCCAGGCTGGTTGAGGCGCTGGGGATGTTCCCGAAGGGGTCCGCGGACGTCGTCGGGCTGCTGGACCAGACCGCCAGCGCCTATGTCGCAGGGGGCAGGGCGGGGGTCTTCACGCCGTTGTACTGCTTCCTGGCCCGCAAGCCCCTCTAG